In the genome of Triticum urartu cultivar G1812 chromosome 5, Tu2.1, whole genome shotgun sequence, one region contains:
- the LOC125510669 gene encoding pentatricopeptide repeat-containing protein At1g77360, mitochondrial encodes MASFRLTGLEARKVFVRMLSSGTGGSDAAVEAFDPAKRLCKLIISCRQASGLEIELDHSDLRVTPDVAERVLERLDNAGMLAYRFFEWARKQRRGGCAHTVRSFHTVVASLAKIRQYQLMWDVVAIMCRQGVVNVETFGIIMRKYARAQKVDEAVYTFNVMEKYGVVPNLAAFNSLLCALCKSKNVRKAQEIFEQMNDRFSPDAKTYSILLEGWGRAPNLPKMREVYSEMLDAGCQPDIVTYGIMVDSLCKTGRVEEAVFVVQDMSSRGCQPTTFIYSVLVHTYGVEMRIEDAVATFLDMQKDGIVPDVVVYNALVTAFCKVKKFDNAFRVMDDMEGHGITPNSRTWNIILNKMISLGKDEEAYRVFRCMIKRCQPDSDTYTMMIKMFCENDRLEMALKVWKYMRLKQFLPSMHTFSVLINGLCDKGEVSQACVLLEDMIEKGIRPPGSTFGKLRQLLLKEGRKDVLEFLVDKMKILIQEPLFD; translated from the coding sequence ATGGCCAGTTTCCGTCTCACCGGTCTGGAGGCACGCAAGGTGTTTGTTAGAATGCTTAGCAGCGGGACAGGTGGCAGCGATGCCGCTGTGGAGGCTTTTGACCCCGCCAAGCGCCTCTGCAAGCTCATCATCTCCTGCCGGCAGGCCTCGGGGCTTGAGATCGAGCTCGACCACAGCGACCTCCGAGTCACCCCGGACGTCGCCGAGCGCGTCCTCGAGCGCCTCGACAACGCTGGCATGCTCGCGTATCGCTTCTTCGAGTGGGCGCGCAAGCAGAGGCGTGGTGGCTGCGCCCACACCGTCCGCTCCTTCCACACGGTGGTCGCGTCCCTCGCCAAGATCCGCCAGTACCAGCTCATGTGGGACGTCGTTGCCATAATGTGCCGGCAGGGCGTGGTCAATGTCGAGACGTTTGGCATCATAATGCGGAAGTACGCACGGGCGCAGAAGGTCGATGAAGCTGTTTACACGTTCAATGTCATGGAGAAGTACGGCGTGGTGCCTAACCTCGCCGCTTTCAACAGCCTGCTTTGCGCACTGTGCAAGTCCAAGAATGTGCGCAAGGCACAGGAGATCTTTGAACAGATGAATGACCGGTTCAGCCCTGATGCCAAGACCTATAGCATCTTGCTTGAGGGTTGGGGGAGAGCGCCTAATCTCCCAAAGATGCGAGAGGTCTACAGTGAGATGCTTGATGCAGGCTGCCAGCCTGACATAGTCACATATGGCATCATGGTTGATTCCCTCTGCAAGACAGGCCGTGTTGAGGAAGCTGTCTTTGTGGTGCAGGACATGAGCTCCAGGGGCTGCCAACCAACAACCTTCATATACAGTGTGCTCGTGCATACTTACGGTGTTGAAATGAGGATCGAGGATGCTGTTGCAACATTTTTGGATATGCAGAAGGACGGAATCGTGCCAGATGTTGTGGTTTATAATGCACTTGTCACTGCCTTCTGCAAAGTGAAAAAATTTGACAATGCATTTAGAGTCATGGATGACATGGAAGGCCATGGAATCACCCCAAACTCAAGGACCTGGAACATCATCCTTAACAAGATGATTAGCCTTGGAAAGGATGAAGAAGCATACAGGGTCTTCCGCTGTATGATAAAGCGCTGCCAGCCAGATTCTGATACATACACCATGATGATAAAGATGTTCTGTGAGAATGACAGGTTAGAGATGGCACTGAAGGTATGGAAATATATGAGGTTGAAGCAGTTTCTGCCGAGCATGCACACGTTCTCTGTGCTGATCAACGGGCTGTGTGACAAGGGTGAGGTTAGCCAAGCTTGTGTTCTGCTTGAAGATATGATAGAGAAGGGCATTAGACCCCCTGGTTCAACATTTGGCAAGCTGAGGCAGCTCCTTctgaaggaaggaaggaaggatgTGCTTGAATTTCTCGTTGATAAAATGAAGATTCTGATACAGGAACCTTTGTTTGATTGA
- the LOC125510670 gene encoding subtilisin-like protease SBT1.7, translated as MWCHGRRSALFAVAVAAAIVAAAAAAAGEVVHDGRRTYIVHCSHAAMPSEFAAHGDWYASSLQSVSGGAAEVIYTYDTLLHGYSARLTRAEAKALEAQPGVLLVNPETRYELHTTRTPEFLGLDRAEALFPESNTASDVIVGVLDTGVWPERPSYDDAGFGPVPAGWKGKCEGGSDFNSSACNRKLIGARYFLAGYEASKGPVDTTKESRSPRDNDGHGTHTSSTAAGSAVRGANLLGYASGTAKGMAPRARVATYKVCWVGGCFSSDILKGMEVAVADGVDVLSLSLGGGTSDYYRDSIAVGAYSAMERGIFVSCSAGNAGPGAASLTNGAPWITTVGAGTLDRDFPAYVTLGNGNKYNGVSLYNGKQLPTTPVPFVYAGNASNSSMGALCMTGTLIPAKVAGKIVLCDRGTNARVQKGFVVRDAGGAGMVLANTAANGEELVADAHILPGAGVGERAGNAMRTYASSDPKPTANIVFAGTKVGIQPSPVVAAFSSRGPNTVTPGILKPDLIAPGVNILAAWSGSVGPSGIAGDDRRTSFNIISGTSMSCPHVSGLAALLRSAHQDWSPAAIRSALMTTAYAAYPNGDGLLDVATERAATPLDMGAGHVDPSKAVDPGLVYDLTAADYLDFLCAIEYEPAQIAALTKHSSDHCSPNRTYSVAALNYPSFSATFPAAGGTEKHTRTLTNVGKPGTYKVTASAAAASGTAIKVSVEPSTLSFSKVGEKRSYTVSFAAGGRPSGTNGFGRLVWSSDHHVVASPILATWA; from the coding sequence ATGTGGTGCCATGGCAGGAGATCTGCGCTCTTCGCCGTGGCCGTGGCCGCGGCCatcgtggcggcggcggcggcggcggcgggggaggtCGTGCACGATGGCCGGCGGACGTACATCGTGCACTGCTCGCACGCGGCCATGCCCAGCGAGTTCGCGGCGCACGGCGACTGGTACGCCTCGTCGCTGCAGTCCGTGTCCGGCGGCGCCGCCGAGGTGATCTACACCTACGACACCCTGCTCCACGGCTACTCGGCGCGGCTCACCCGCGCGGAGGCCAAGGCGCTGGAGGCGCAGCCCGGCGTGCTGCTTGTCAACCCGGAGACGCGGTACGAGCTGCACACCACCCGCACCCCGGAGTTCCTCGGGCTGGACCGGGCGGAGGCGCTCTTCCCCGAGTCCAACACCGCCAGCGACGTCATCGTCGGCGTGCTCGACACCGGCGTGTGGCCGGAGCGGCCCAGCTACGACGACGCGGGCTTCGGCCCCGTGCCGGCGGGCTGGAAGGGCAAGTGCGAGGGCGGGAGCGACTTCAACTCCTCCGCGTGCAACCGGAAGCTCATCGGCGCCAGGTACTTCCTGGCGGGCTACGAGGCGTCCAAGGGCCCCGTGGACACGACCAAGGAGTCGCGCTCGCCCAGGGACAACGACGGCCACGGCACGCACACCTCCAGCACGGCGGCGGGCTCCGCCGTGCGCGGCGCCAACCTGCTGGGCTACGCGTCCGGGACGGCCAAGGGCATGGCGCCGCGCGCGCGCGTCGCCACGTACAAGGTGTGCTGGGTCGGCGGCTGCTTCAGCTCCGACATCCTCAAGGGCATGGAGGTCGCCGTCGCCGACGGCGTGGACGTGCTCTCCCTCTCCCTCGGCGGCGGCACGTCTGACTACTACCGCGACAGCATCGCCGTGGGAGCGTACAGCGCCATGGAAAGGGGAATATTTGTGTCCTGCTCGGCGGGCAATGCCGGGCCAGGCGCGGCGTCGCTGACGAACGGCGCGCCATGGATCACCACCGTGGGCGCGGGGACGCTCGACCGCGACTTCCCCGCCTACGTCACCCTCGGCAACGGTAACAAGTACAACGGCGTCTCCCTCTACAACGGCAAGCAATTGCCCACCACGCCGGTGCCGTTCGTCTACGCAGGGAACGCGTCGAACAGCAGCATGGGCGCGCTCTGCATGACGGGCACCCTCATCCCTGCCAAGGTCGCCGGCAAGATCGTCCTCTGCGACCGCGGCACCAACGCCAGGGTCCAGAAGGGATTCGTCGTCAGAGATGCCGGTGGTGCCGGCATGGTGCTCGCCAACACAGCCGCCAACGGCGAGGAGCTGGTCGCTGACGCGCACATTCTCCCGGGCGCCGGCGTCGGAGAGAGAGCCGGCAACGCCATGAGAACCTACGCGTCGTCGGATCCAAAGCCGACGGCCAACATAGTGTTCGCTGGCACGAAGGTTGGGATCCAGCCGTCGCCCGTCGTGGCCGCCTTCTCGTCGAGGGGGCCGAACACCGTGACGCCCGGCATCCTCAAGCCGGACCTGATCGCCCCTGGGGTGAACATCCTGGCGGCGTGGTCTGGGTCCGTCGGCCCGTCGGGGATCGCCGGCGACGACCGGCGCACCAGCTTCAACATCATATCGGGCACGTCCATGTCGTGCCCGCACGTGAGCGGGCTGGCGGCGCTGCTCCGCTCGGCGCACCAGGACTGGAGCCCGGCGGCCATCCGGTCGGCGTTGATGACCACCGCATACGCGGCGTACCCCAACGGCGACGGCCTGCTCGACGTGGCCACCGAGCGCGCCGCCACGCCGCTGGACATGGGGGCCGGGCACGTCGACCCCAGCAAGGCGGTGGACCCGGGGCTGGTGTacgacctcaccgccgccgacTACCTGGACTTCCTGTGCGCCATCGAGTACGAGCCGGCGCAGATCGCCGCGCTCACCAAGCACTCGTCGGACCACTGCAGCCCCAACCGCACGTACTCCGTGGCGGCGCTCAACTACCCGTCGTTCTCGGCCACGTTCCCGGCGGCCGGCGGCACGGAGAAGCACACCCGCACGCTGACCAACGTGGGGAAGCCCGGCACGTACAAGGTGACGGCGAGCGCCGCGGCGGCGAGCGGCACGGCGATCAAGGTGTCGGTGGAGCCGTCGACGCTGAGCTTCAGCAAGGTGGGCGAGAAGAGGAGCTACACCGTGAGCTTCGCGGCGGGCGGGAGGCCGTCGGGCACCAACGGGTTCGGGCGGCTGGTCTGGTCCAGCGACCACCACGTGGTGGCCAGCCCGATCCTGGCGACATGGGCCTGA